In Lactuca sativa cultivar Salinas chromosome 5, Lsat_Salinas_v11, whole genome shotgun sequence, the DNA window CAGGCCTGTGAATAATGAAATATGACCGTTACAAAATCATCAGCACCTTTTTCCTTCCAACGCATTTCAAAATTTTAAGCCGTTGCCCCAAATCCCATCAACAAAATCTCAACCCTCCACCATTCTTTCCATTCAATCTCATCTCCTCAAAGAAACCCTTCAAAATCTCTCTCTCAAATTTACAGTCCACAACTTCACTCTGCTCCAATGGCGCTTAGATCTCTCGATAATACATTGCCCTTAACCCCTGAACGCCCTAAAAAGGCTATTAAAGTTACGAATTCCATCGCAAAAcataaccctaaacctaaacagCCTGTAGATCCGAATGTTAATGACGAAAACATAGCTCCTCTTGATCCTGTTGCCCCTGCTGTTGATTCTGTTGATTACGTCTCCTCTGAAGATCTAAAACCCCTTTCTGACCCTGATGTCAAGTTCCAGGTAAATATCTTTCCGTTTCAGTTCCATCTCATCTGAAAATCTGAATTCCATTTCTGATCTGTTAATTTCCAGTTACACGTGTGTCTTAGTTCCATGAAAACTAGATCTATATCAAGAACCCAGTTCGTGATTTTGTGCGATAGTCTCATAACCCATTTGTGATTTTGTGTAAATTGATTCATTTTTTTCTGATTTTTATGAACTCAGGGCCTAATTGAAGGACTGGAGTCCAAGGATTGGCTGAAGATTTGTGATTCGTTAAATGATGTTAGGCGGATGGCATTGTTTCACTCCACTTTATTGCTCCCGATCTTGTATGTAGAAATCAATACTTCTTTTTTCTGTAATTAAACACAAGAAAACGATTTTGTGGAGTTTACTAACATGTGGTGTCTTTGTATGAATACAGGGAAAAGGTTTTGTTGATTTTAGTGAAGGCAATGAAGAATCCAAGAAGCGCTTTGTGCAAAACTTCTATTATGGCTGCTTCTGATCTTTTCAAATCATATGGCGATAAGTTGCTCGAGTCCACTACCTGTGATGCCGTTGACCAAATGGTATGACTTAGATGATGGAAATGGGAGTCTTTTTGCATTTAACTCCATTTTAAACCC includes these proteins:
- the LOC111895027 gene encoding uncharacterized protein LOC111895027; the encoded protein is MALRSLDNTLPLTPERPKKAIKVTNSIAKHNPKPKQPVDPNVNDENIAPLDPVAPAVDSVDYVSSEDLKPLSDPDVKFQGLIEGLESKDWLKICDSLNDVRRMALFHSTLLLPILEKVLLILVKAMKNPRSALCKTSIMAASDLFKSYGDKLLESTTCDAVDQMMLQLLLKASQDKKFVCEEAERTLKTMVAFIAPIPLLHKLKGYVSHGNMRVRAKAAVSISHCVSKMDVGEMRDYGVVLLVQMAAELLKDRLPEAREAARGVVVVIHKVVMEEEGSEEEEEKEKEKWQNFCQENLSAIDALAMVKLVASQ